Proteins found in one Candidatus Nitrosopelagicus brevis genomic segment:
- a CDS encoding ribose-phosphate diphosphokinase — protein sequence MAKFTVVGGDSSSDLAKRIARKIKSPYIKTEKKVFPDGESKITINQIPKKSIVVVVQSTYPPVDSNLLELLSIVSKVQKFSSKVYAVIPYMGYARQDREFLGGEIITIGVVGKLLKAAGVKKILTVDIHSKLALKELRISSENVSAMEVLVKHFKKMKMKNPVVVSPDLGGKERAVKFSELLKTDFIALKKQRDRKTGKVKILSGKVDVKDRDLILVDDMISTGGSIIKATQFLKKQKCRRVFVACTHALLVNDAAKKIKNAGVSQIISTNTIPGESAKVDVSKVISDALK from the coding sequence ATGGCAAAATTTACAGTTGTTGGCGGAGATTCATCATCAGATCTAGCCAAAAGAATTGCTAGAAAAATAAAATCGCCATATATTAAAACTGAAAAAAAGGTATTTCCAGACGGAGAAAGTAAAATAACAATTAATCAGATTCCAAAAAAAAGTATAGTGGTAGTAGTCCAATCAACCTATCCACCAGTTGATTCAAATCTTTTAGAATTATTGAGTATTGTTTCAAAAGTACAAAAATTTTCATCAAAAGTATATGCAGTTATTCCTTACATGGGATATGCAAGACAAGATAGAGAGTTTCTTGGAGGAGAAATAATCACCATAGGAGTTGTTGGAAAATTACTCAAAGCAGCAGGTGTAAAAAAAATTCTCACAGTAGATATTCATAGTAAATTAGCATTAAAAGAATTAAGAATTTCATCAGAAAATGTTTCAGCGATGGAAGTTCTAGTCAAACATTTTAAGAAAATGAAGATGAAAAATCCAGTAGTTGTGTCACCAGATTTGGGAGGAAAAGAAAGAGCTGTAAAGTTTTCTGAACTTTTAAAGACAGATTTCATCGCGTTAAAGAAACAGAGAGACAGAAAAACTGGTAAAGTGAAAATTCTTTCAGGAAAAGTTGATGTTAAAGACAGAGATTTGATTTTGGTAGATGATATGATTAGTACTGGTGGAAGTATTATCAAAGCAACTCAATTTTTAAAGAAACAAAAATGCAGGCGTGTTTTTGTAGCATGCACACATGCGTTATTGGTCAATGATGCTGCAAAAAAGATCAAAAATGCAGGCGTGTCTCAAATAATTAGCACAAATACCATACCGGGTGAATCTGCAAAAGTGGATGTATCAAAAGTTATTTCTGATGCATTAAAGTGA
- a CDS encoding metal-dependent hydrolase translates to MIGAFFPESEFTIVIGNPLVVSSVTYEHVLGHILWGAVIGLGTLSIRYIILGGSFAIFLDSDHLLQFLDIELVSRMSHSIPFAVIVSIVFFVILRGKDIRICAVAFGAVLSHIAFDIFLADVALNSDTEFPLFSPFTFETISFQGLDWLGVQIIGVSVVAITSYFYKRKEIRLKNNLTKT, encoded by the coding sequence ATGATTGGTGCCTTCTTTCCTGAAAGTGAATTCACAATTGTAATTGGAAACCCGCTTGTAGTGAGTAGCGTTACGTATGAGCATGTGTTAGGTCATATTTTATGGGGCGCAGTAATTGGATTGGGAACATTAAGTATTAGATACATAATTCTAGGTGGAAGTTTTGCAATCTTCTTAGATTCGGATCATTTGCTACAATTTCTGGATATAGAGTTAGTCTCAAGAATGAGTCATTCAATTCCATTTGCGGTAATTGTATCTATAGTGTTTTTTGTAATTCTACGAGGAAAAGATATCAGAATATGTGCTGTTGCGTTTGGTGCGGTTTTGTCCCACATTGCATTTGATATTTTCTTAGCAGATGTTGCACTTAATTCAGATACTGAATTCCCATTGTTTTCACCATTTACATTTGAGACAATATCATTCCAGGGACTAGATTGGCTTGGAGTACAGATTATTGGGGTCAGTGTAGTTGCAATTACAAGCTATTTTTACAAAAGAAAGGAGATTAGATTAAAAAATAATCTTACGAAAACTTAA